DNA from Apis cerana isolate GH-2021 linkage group LG13, AcerK_1.0, whole genome shotgun sequence:
GTGATAAGAAATTGGGGCGTAACATTGAGGCTTCTAACATTTATCAATCCTAtttcacgatatatatatatatatatttatatatatatatatatatatatatatatatatttatatatctctcAACCCTGaaagtttttctaaaaatattcttcgaggGACAAAATCGTATCGTCGAACGATTGTtttaaaagattcgaaaatcTCAACGCGACTTGAAactcgatcgattcgtttattcgataataaagaGCCTGCAagcaatgaatatttaatgatcaTAAAAGTTACattttcttcatattcttcatattttcttcACAGATCTGACAATCGATCTACGAATATTCGCGAGACTTGTTATTATGCGCACGAAGTTATTTTGTTTCTGAATAATATACTCTCCCGTTCATAAATTAAGACATTGGAAAAATACGATCCAtgcaattattgaaaaataaaaagaaacattaacaATACAAGttgttaaatatagaaaattaattaaataactttgaataattaattttccgattataaatttaagattaattagatAGAGGATATAATCAGATACCAGATCTACTTTCAatgtatacaattatttttagaacgcGTGACAGGTAGAGAGGCAATAATACaaacattaatattgattaagatAGGAATCGAAAGATGGAAGTGATATAGAGAGGAAAAACatcatttaaaatgtataattaatcgatttctATTGTATTACGATTACGTTAATTTATAGTcttagataataaattctttaatttcataacatcgtaaaaattttaatacttgatGAACGGAagttaataacaaagaaacaCGTATAACCACCCAAATACAATTTTGCCATTGGAATGATTTTACTTTCGCGATTTCTTTTGTGCGTCAAACGTTTATCGAGATCAAATTCTTTGACCAACCAATTCCCCGATAGCGTTATCAAGCgacaatttaattgaatagcCAAAATTCCGCGCGTACCTCGCGTGTGCATGACTCACCAACTTAATTACGCATCGTGGATACGCAGATTGGCCAGAAATGGACGTtcacgaacgaaacgaaaacggCTTATGGTTATTATCGAGTGATTATTCGTCGGATACGTCATAACTCTTGTTAACCCCGGAAACACAGTTGGCTACGATTACAAGTTCCGCTTCCGATTCACGGTTAGAGCACGAGCAGGATAATTTATTTCCCGAATTAAGCGCGATCGATAGACACCCGAGACCTTATCTATCCTTcaagcaattaaatatttcaaatgtgtACGGGACTCGAGATGTTGTATCATGTATACAAAGTAATTTCGgggtaaatttaaatttttgaacaaaatgtataatgtaacgcgttaagaaaagaagaaacgaatgtagaacaataataaaaatatattataaatggactatatttataaaaactcgATTATTATCGTAGATTTGTTTCCACGGGGTAAAAAATTGATGTTGAATAACGATAGCGGTTGAAATAACATGGATCTGAGACAAGATCGCTACGCTACGTGGAAATTTGTCGACTAAACAATTAATCGTACAAAGATCAGACAAATTTATAGGACACGTATCTTTTTCAGGGTTGGGCAGAACCGGGGTACTGATCGCGTGCTACCTTATTTACAGTCTTCGTGTACGAGCGAACGACGCGATACGGTTCGTTCGCATGAAACGGCCATCCGCGATACAGACGCGTGGACAGATACTATGTATCCAAGATTTCGAGCACTTTGTGCTTCCACAGATGATAGTTTTCCCTTTGAACAGCACGATAGGGGATCGCAAGCCTTGCAGCCTGCAATCGTGTCTCAAAAAGCAGCACAACGTTCTCCACGGATACGAGCAACGTACATTCAAACATATTCCAaaggtttctttttatttttcttacaagATGTAAACGTGTTCAATCGAGGGACGAGACGAAGTTCTCTGTTgttaaatttacgaaattaacTATCCCTTAGATCGTGTTCGTGATTTGCGAACGGATTCTTCAACTGTGCGACTGTCAAGAAGATAATTCTCCCTGTGAGATCAAGTATACGATCTCCAGTAAGCCTTTTacgcaaaaatttatatctcacATTTTGGACAAGCTGAGGGACAGTAAAGGGAATATTAGACACTCTTACTCTTGGGCCGAGTCTCTGGCTGACTCTTGCGACTATTCCAGTAAGAAAtcgaaagagaaacaaaatttttaatacgattaatACGAAATCACAGaggatttagaaattttccattttattcttgatttcGTCTAGGTTCTATGAAAGCGTGCGCGAGTGGTAGCCAAGCATCTTCTAGAGGCACCTCGGACGATATTGGTAGACTGAGTGATGTGTTCTGCACCTCTCCTGACACTCCATCTTGCGATTCGGTGTTCCCAGGTAGTCCAATctgaaataaagttatttaatcAGTAAAAGATTCAAACTGAGAGACTGAGATTCAAAGTATCgtaaggaatatattttttttttatagtattagaTGATAGTTGCATGGATGATGTTCTTGGTGATGGAATTCACGGGCAAGATCTCCTAGACAATGATTGTTACAAGGAAATTCAGTCTCATATGAGTTTAAAAGCAGCTGCTCAAAATACAACTCTTGAAACTGTGACCACTGACGAAGCCATCAGAGTTTTGATCAGAGATAATGCCATTTTACCTGAAAAGACGAAGAAACGTATCCAAGATTatgaggtaaaaaaaaaataattttaatttctaaaaacttaATATAGATCGAAGAAAAGATTGAATTATCACGTGGATTTTTAGATGGATCTAAATCATAGATCTACAGCTTGGCAGAGGCTCCAGATGGAAACTGACTTGGATATTCTCTCaggattattattcgaatggtTGGAGACGTTAAAACATCCCCTATTGGACGTGGACAGTCTGAGTTACATCGTTGTCTGGAGTTCCAAGCCTGAGAGATGCTTGGAAAAATTGCCTAGTTGCAACAGatatttattggaatatattCTACGATTTATTATCCGTTTAAGACCGATGACGGCAGAAAATCAAAGTTCCATCACGAAAAGATTCATAGCCTCGCTAACGCAACAAACGATCTGGATCAAGAATGCCTTTTATCCTTccagtaaatattataaagaaacattttcaaCGTGTATTTTGCATCAAACAAGtgaaaacgtatatatatatatattagttatatatatattaacttgtTCGTCTATATCTGTTCAACTTTGAGTTGAACATATGCCATTTACGAGCGAATGTAGGAGTTTGACAATATagcagatatttatatttatactcgaCTGATATGGTAAACTGAATAAGCAATCTCTACCGGTGattgtttcatatttcatgaaGGCACGACCATTTCTGCGCACGTTTGACATAAGTATTCTTTCTTCACCAGTATAGCAACACGACTGATCGGcagaaatattgattatgtCTGGCATGTCAcacaattctatttatattattaataattgctgATGTACATGTGATGGAATAAAATACGAGAGAcctagatataaatattatctgacCCCTGCTTTCGTTTCGCGTTCAcaagatttttcattattattaatgtaattcgtattaatttcgttttattacaGATAGAAATTTCCAAAAGCTACGACGAGGAACAGCGGCTAAATtgaacgaattttttattagactGATGAATTTGATAGAGGAAGTGAATACACAAGAAATGGAGAAACCGTCGTGGTCTTCGAAATGGGATTTGGTTTCCACTCaattgaaagaaatggaaaCAGAAGTGGAACACGAAATATCTAATTAGATAGTTTAAGATGATTGTAGAATagcgttataatatttatttttacaatgttcaatgattaattgtacaaattattcgaataaaggaaaatattttagtattaacaagtttgtttttttattaaaaataaaagaaacaccTGAGTATATCCTATatcctaaaattataaaaagaaagataaaaatataaattcctattacaaataattatatataaacgaacaaaaaaatatattcgatgttTTATCTTACTATGGTATAATATCGGttggagataaaaaaaatttcctctttcCCGACGGATAGTAAAATAAACCAACAGatgataacaaatttaataaaaaaataaaaattttatataaataaaatataatttatatcataataataagttaactatgattataataatttttaacatttaatgaaACTAATTGAAaagatcaatatatatatatatatttgatcgaaaaaaatttaactaacGATTACTAAATTTTGTTtgcaattcttttatttaaatatgacaaACAAGGAATTCGGAAACAAACAGTTTAGACAGCTTTGGATCCTCATGTTCACGAATTGCTGTTTTATTAAGTatgtatattcttttcaaGACGATTCTATTAGATAAAGACTTAATTCTAAAGCTTAATTCGAGCTAGAAAATGCGATTTCTTAAGTGTTCTATTTACAGTATGATATAAGTCCTTCTGTGATCTAAACACATATAATCGTAGACACATTAATTTACGTGTATAAATCTTGACGTACCTAACAAgatcatatcttttttttttttttttaagcatatACAAACGATGTCAGTCTTATACAAAGAAAGTACAGTGAAAATGATAACTCTCGTTACTTACAATTACAACTActtataaatcgataaattgctATTTCgctaccttttttttttttatagaaaaaaaaaggtcgATGAAACAGTTCAgagattgaatttcttttagtAACACATTTAATTTCTCGGTAAAATCGGTACATTTTTACAAGGCAACTTATCATAcaatacttaataaaataattcagacAATAAGGATTCctaagaatttttcaatgacCTAAAGAGCTcggattttcagatttaagaACTTCCTCGTTTTCATACGGCACAGGATAATACTGAACAATTCGAAATCGTTCGAGGAGCAAGAAAAAAGTTCAAGACTCGAACGCGTTTCCTGTATACACACATtgtttccttttcctctttttcactcttctattcaaaaatagattttttttttcccccacgTTCCAATAATCCAAGTAATTTCATACTTGTTCCCCGAAAATTTTGAGTGAACACATGCaatgtaaagaaataattttaaacaagttATTTCGACTCGCGAATTTATcctcgataaaaatagaaattttctaattatgatGATGACTTACTGCGTTCAAATCTACAAGAAAGGAACACCACAACGAACGAAAATATCGATTCAGCACTGTTCACTCGATACCTCTAATTTGATATGATCGCGCTGGTTCGTCATTACTTCGTAATATAACGAACGCGTCGCAAAGTTTTATTCATTGACAtaacagaaaagaaaagaaaagaaaagaaaaaaaagaaagaaagaaagaaagaaagaaagaaagaaagaaagaaagaaagaaatcgctTCACGAAGTATTATCTGAGCCGATAAAATGTGAAGATTCGATGAACCAGTGAATTAATAACGCTAAATCCCGTCTTTCGTACGTTCTTCgtacgaaaaatattcaaatattcgttaattagttttttttacagaCTTATACGAAAATATACAACAAACATAACAGGGAACGTTTAAACATGtacaatatagaatattcGTAAAGTAACAGCAACtactatacaaaaaaaaaaagaaaaaaattcgtgaaacgaaaaaaaaaaaaccacgaTCTTCGTGCTACGTGAATCGATTTTGAAGAACCTCGTGTCCactcgaaatcgatcgatcaaaccTTGTCTTTGttctttacttatttttttttttttctttttcacctttatttttcttctcgtcaTTCATCTTTTATTCGCGACACGACCAATCGTGATACGATAAAACGAGAAAGTTTCTTCGTTCGAGCTGCCGGCTCGTGAGAATCGACGGTCGTcgcttttctttattttcttttcgttatttttcttggaaaaatttgagatttcaaaagtaaaaattaaatgcagCCGGGATACGCGCAATTGTATTGTATGTACGTgttatgtatgtgtgtgtgtgtgtgtgcgtatatatatgtgtgctTGTGTGTGCGTGTTGTTcgtgtatgtatttatataattatatttatatttatatatatatatatatatatatagacttTTATATACCACACTATCGATAAACTCATTCATCCGCAAAATGACGCAATATTCGCAAATCCCTAATGCCTCGacaaagttctttttttttttcttttttcaactatGTACAGAAGAATCTTTCTATGTTATATCGAGTCCTTAAACCATTATACACAATACATGTAGACTTAGATTAGTAATAGTAGCATTACGTGAAAGCGAGCCCAAAACGGCACCGGCCATTCGCCATTTTTCACTTTATCATCCTTGAACACTTATCTTTACTTTCCACTGCTATTTTTCCCtgctatttattttctttctatttactcctattcatttttttttttcttctatttttataacatccaATGTTCGATGACGCACGCGACAATTGTACACACTCGCACTACGCGTTTTCCTCGATTgatccctttctctctctcttattgaaaaaattttttttcaatcgctCGCCAACAACGAGTTATGGATGTCGAAAGATGATGGATCACGTGAACAAAATGGAGAATCGATGGATAAAAGGGAAATCAATGTGGACGATAACTTAACCATCCTAAAAGCTAACCACTATTTTATTTCGCGGAATGGACACAGACATGTCTAACACGCAGGAATGAacgaattgttaaaaaaaaaaaaaaaaaaaaaagagagaagaaaaaagaatattaaaaaaaaaaaaaaaaaaaagaaaaacgatcgcGGCCACGTCGTTTCCAGATAATCGAGCGACACGAtcgaaaagtttgaaataaattgaaactgATCAAGcgctaataataaaagattgacACGATGCTTCTCGTCATGCTAATATTACTAATTGGAGTCGAGCTAATATAATCGTAA
Protein-coding regions in this window:
- the LOC108000215 gene encoding protein tyrosine phosphatase domain-containing protein 1-like isoform X1, whose amino-acid sequence is MDVSSLVPAGFQGNQVDLCEIQAGYNKFSENLRKFTPQAIQCAIFCGGSRCKYENSKAWPPVHMAIQNIFSHWVTDEVLAMARPNTAQIIKKDIIAQFQGWSIKTIINLQTPGEHASCGGPLEESGFTYDPNVFMKHGIYYYNFALKDYGDATMNKLLDMVKVVAFAVQEGRVAIHCHAGLGRTGVLIACYLIYSLRVRANDAIRFVRMKRPSAIQTRGQILCIQDFEHFVLPQMIVFPLNSTIGDRKPCSLQSCLKKQHNVLHGYEQRTFKHIPKIVFVICERILQLCDCQEDNSPCEIKYTISSKPFTQKFISHILDKLRDSKGNIRHSYSWAESLADSCDYSSSMKACASGSQASSRGTSDDIGRLSDVFCTSPDTPSCDSVFPVLDDSCMDDVLGDGIHGQDLLDNDCYKEIQSHMSLKAAAQNTTLETVTTDEAIRVLIRDNAILPEKTKKRIQDYEMDLNHRSTAWQRLQMETDLDILSGLLFEWLETLKHPLLDVDSLSYIVVWSSKPERCLEKLPSCNRYLLEYILRFIIRLRPMTAENQSSITKRFIASLTQQTIWIKNAFYPSNRNFQKLRRGTAAKLNEFFIRLMNLIEEVNTQEMEKPSWSSKWDLVSTQLKEMETEVEHEISN
- the LOC108000215 gene encoding protein tyrosine phosphatase domain-containing protein 1-like isoform X2, which encodes MDVSSLVPAGFQGNQVDLCEIQAGYNKFSENLRKFTPQAIQCAIFCGGSRCKYENSKAWPPVHMAIQNIFSHWVTDEVLAMARPNTAQIIKKDIIAQFQGWSIKTIINLQTPGEHASCGGPLEESGFTYDPNVFMKHGRLGRTGVLIACYLIYSLRVRANDAIRFVRMKRPSAIQTRGQILCIQDFEHFVLPQMIVFPLNSTIGDRKPCSLQSCLKKQHNVLHGYEQRTFKHIPKIVFVICERILQLCDCQEDNSPCEIKYTISSKPFTQKFISHILDKLRDSKGNIRHSYSWAESLADSCDYSSSMKACASGSQASSRGTSDDIGRLSDVFCTSPDTPSCDSVFPVLDDSCMDDVLGDGIHGQDLLDNDCYKEIQSHMSLKAAAQNTTLETVTTDEAIRVLIRDNAILPEKTKKRIQDYEMDLNHRSTAWQRLQMETDLDILSGLLFEWLETLKHPLLDVDSLSYIVVWSSKPERCLEKLPSCNRYLLEYILRFIIRLRPMTAENQSSITKRFIASLTQQTIWIKNAFYPSNRNFQKLRRGTAAKLNEFFIRLMNLIEEVNTQEMEKPSWSSKWDLVSTQLKEMETEVEHEISN